The following coding sequences are from one Kosakonia sp. H02 window:
- the yihX gene encoding glucose-1-phosphatase gives MLYIFDLGNVIIDIDFNRVLGAWSDFSRVPLATLKQNFAMGEPFHLHERGEISDEEFAKALCEELELPLSYEQFSTGWQAVFVALRPDVIDIMHKLREQGHRVVVLSNTNRLHTTFWPEQYPEIRAAADHIYLSQDMGMRKPEARIYQQVLAQEGFSAADAVFFDDNADNIAGANQLGITAILVTSKATIPDYFSKQLC, from the coding sequence ATGCTCTATATCTTTGATTTAGGTAACGTGATTATCGACATCGACTTTAACCGGGTGTTGGGTGCCTGGAGCGATTTCAGTCGTGTGCCGTTGGCGACCTTAAAACAGAATTTCGCGATGGGCGAGCCGTTTCACCTGCATGAGCGCGGAGAAATCAGCGATGAAGAGTTCGCTAAAGCCCTGTGTGAAGAGTTGGAATTGCCGCTGAGCTATGAGCAATTCTCCACGGGCTGGCAGGCGGTATTTGTTGCGCTGCGCCCGGACGTTATCGACATCATGCATAAACTGCGCGAGCAAGGACATCGTGTAGTGGTGCTATCGAATACCAACCGCCTGCACACTACGTTCTGGCCGGAACAATACCCGGAAATCCGTGCTGCCGCTGACCATATTTATCTTTCACAAGATATGGGAATGCGTAAACCGGAAGCGCGTATTTATCAGCAAGTTCTGGCGCAGGAAGGGTTTTCAGCCGCAGATGCCGTCTTTTTCGACGACAATGCCGACAATATCGCGGGTGCAAACCAGTTAGGGATCACCGCCATTCTAGTGACAAGCAAGGCGACCATCCCGGACTATTTTTCGAAGCAGTTATGCTAA
- the fabY gene encoding fatty acid biosynthesis protein FabY, producing the protein MYHLRVPQTEEELELYYQFRWEMLRKPLHQPQGSERDAWDAMAHHQMVVDEEGNLVAVGRLYINADNEGSIRFMAVHPSVQDKGLGTLMAMTLESVARQEGVKRVTCSAREDAVAFFAKLGFINEGEITAPQTTPIRHFLMIKPIASLDDILHRGDWCGQLQQAWYQHIPLSEKMGVRIQQYTGQKFITTMPETGNQNPHHTLFAGSLFSLATLTGWGLIWLMLRERHLGGTIILADAHIRYSTPITGKPSAIADLGSLSGDLDRLARGRKARVQLQVELFGDDKHGAIFEGIYIVLPAKPFGSFEEGGNEEE; encoded by the coding sequence ATGTATCACCTTCGCGTACCGCAAACGGAAGAAGAGTTAGAACTCTATTACCAGTTCCGCTGGGAAATGCTGCGTAAACCGCTGCACCAACCACAAGGTTCCGAGCGCGATGCCTGGGATGCCATGGCGCATCACCAGATGGTTGTCGATGAAGAGGGAAATCTCGTGGCCGTGGGGCGGCTCTATATCAATGCCGATAACGAAGGCTCGATCCGTTTTATGGCGGTGCACCCTTCTGTGCAGGATAAAGGTCTGGGCACATTAATGGCGATGACGCTGGAATCCGTTGCGCGCCAGGAAGGGGTGAAACGCGTGACCTGTAGCGCCCGCGAAGACGCCGTGGCCTTTTTCGCCAAGCTTGGGTTTATCAATGAAGGCGAAATCACCGCGCCGCAAACCACGCCGATACGCCATTTTTTGATGATCAAACCTATTGCCTCGCTGGATGACATTCTCCATCGCGGCGACTGGTGCGGGCAGTTGCAGCAGGCCTGGTATCAGCATATTCCGCTGAGCGAAAAGATGGGCGTGCGTATTCAGCAGTACACCGGGCAGAAATTTATTACCACCATGCCGGAGACTGGCAACCAGAATCCGCACCACACGCTGTTTGCCGGTAGCCTGTTTTCACTGGCGACGCTGACAGGCTGGGGCCTTATCTGGTTGATGCTGCGCGAACGCCATCTTGGCGGCACCATTATTCTTGCCGACGCACATATCCGCTATAGCACGCCAATCACGGGTAAACCGAGCGCGATTGCCGATCTTGGTTCGCTAAGTGGCGATCTCGATCGCCTGGCGCGTGGGCGAAAAGCGCGCGTACAGCTTCAGGTCGAGCTGTTTGGCGATGATAAGCATGGCGCGATTTTCGAAGGCATCTATATTGTTCTGCCAGCAAAACCCTTCGGTTCGTTTGAAGAGGGCGGCAACGAAGAAGAGTAG
- the dtd gene encoding D-aminoacyl-tRNA deacylase, with the protein MIALIQRVARASVSVAGDVTGEIGPGLLVLLGVEKDDDEQKANRLCERVLGYRIFSDADGKMNLNVQQAGGSVLVVSQFTLAADTERGMRPGFSRGAAPEKAEALYDYFVERCRSQQMETQTGRFAADMQVSLVNDGPVTFWLQV; encoded by the coding sequence ATGATTGCATTAATTCAACGCGTTGCCCGTGCGAGCGTTAGCGTGGCGGGGGACGTGACGGGTGAAATCGGCCCGGGACTTTTGGTGTTGTTAGGGGTCGAAAAGGATGACGATGAACAAAAAGCGAACCGCCTGTGCGAACGCGTGCTGGGGTACCGTATTTTTAGTGATGCCGATGGAAAGATGAATCTTAACGTCCAGCAAGCCGGTGGGAGCGTGCTGGTGGTATCGCAGTTTACGCTGGCGGCGGATACAGAGCGCGGCATGCGTCCGGGGTTCTCACGAGGAGCCGCCCCGGAAAAAGCCGAAGCGCTGTACGACTATTTTGTCGAACGATGCCGCAGCCAGCAGATGGAAACACAAACCGGGCGCTTCGCCGCTGATATGCAGGTTTCGCTGGTCAATGACGGTCCTGTCACCTTCTGGTTGCAGGTATGA
- the glnA gene encoding glutamate--ammonia ligase has translation MSAEHVLTMLNEHEVKFVDLRFTDTKGKEQHVTIPAHQVNADFFEEGKMFDGSSIGGWKGINESDMVLMPDATTAVIDPFYEESTLIIRCDILEPGTMQGYDRDPRSIAKRAEEYLRSTGLADTVLFGPEPEFFLFDDVRFGSSISGSSVAIDDIEGAWNTTTKYEGGNKGHRPAVKGGYFPVPPVDSSQDLRSTMCLVMEEMGLVVEAHHHEVATAGQNEVATRFNTMTKKADEIQIYKYVVHNVAHRFGKTATFMPKPMFGDNGSGMHCHMSLSKNGTNLFSGDKYAGLSEMALYYIGGVIKHAKAINALSNPTTNSYKRLVPGYEAPVMLAYSARNRSASIRIPVVASPKARRIEVRFPDPAANPYLCFAALMMAGLDGIKNKIHPGEAMDKNLYDLPAEEAKEIPQVAGSLEEALNALDADREFLTAGGVFTNDAIDAYIALRIEENDRVRMTPHPVEFELYYSV, from the coding sequence ATGTCCGCTGAACACGTTTTGACGATGCTGAATGAGCACGAAGTGAAGTTTGTTGATTTGCGCTTCACAGATACCAAAGGTAAAGAACAGCACGTCACTATCCCAGCCCATCAGGTAAACGCCGACTTCTTCGAAGAAGGTAAAATGTTTGATGGTTCTTCGATTGGTGGCTGGAAAGGCATCAACGAATCCGACATGGTGCTGATGCCGGACGCAACTACCGCTGTCATTGACCCGTTCTACGAAGAGTCTACGCTGATTATCCGCTGCGATATCCTCGAACCAGGTACCATGCAGGGCTACGATCGTGACCCGCGTTCCATCGCCAAACGTGCTGAAGAGTATCTGCGCTCTACCGGTCTTGCAGACACCGTTCTGTTTGGGCCAGAGCCGGAATTCTTCCTGTTTGACGACGTGCGTTTCGGCAGCTCCATTTCCGGTTCCAGCGTGGCTATCGACGATATCGAAGGCGCATGGAACACCACCACCAAATACGAAGGTGGTAACAAAGGTCACCGTCCGGCAGTAAAAGGCGGTTACTTCCCGGTTCCGCCGGTTGATTCCTCCCAGGATCTGCGTTCCACCATGTGTCTGGTGATGGAAGAGATGGGCCTGGTTGTTGAAGCTCACCACCACGAAGTGGCAACTGCGGGTCAGAACGAAGTGGCAACCCGCTTCAACACCATGACCAAAAAAGCGGACGAAATTCAGATTTACAAATATGTGGTACATAACGTTGCGCACCGCTTCGGCAAAACCGCGACCTTTATGCCGAAACCGATGTTCGGTGATAACGGTTCCGGTATGCACTGCCATATGTCTCTGTCCAAGAACGGTACCAACCTGTTCTCTGGCGACAAATATGCTGGCCTGTCTGAAATGGCGCTGTACTACATTGGCGGCGTAATCAAACACGCTAAAGCGATCAACGCCCTGTCTAACCCGACCACCAACTCTTATAAGCGTCTGGTCCCGGGTTACGAAGCGCCGGTCATGCTGGCTTACTCTGCACGTAACCGTTCTGCTTCTATTCGTATCCCGGTTGTGGCTTCTCCGAAAGCACGTCGTATCGAAGTGCGTTTCCCGGACCCGGCCGCTAACCCGTACCTGTGCTTTGCTGCGCTGATGATGGCTGGTCTGGATGGTATTAAGAACAAAATCCACCCGGGCGAAGCAATGGACAAAAACCTGTATGACCTGCCGGCTGAAGAAGCGAAAGAGATCCCGCAGGTTGCAGGCTCTCTGGAAGAAGCGCTTAACGCGCTGGACGCTGACCGCGAGTTCCTGACCGCAGGTGGCGTATTCACCAATGACGCTATCGATGCTTACATCGCCCTGCGTATTGAAGAAAACGACCGCGTTCGCATGACGCCGCACCCGGTAGAGTTCGAACTGTATTACAGCGTTTAA
- a CDS encoding virulence factor BrkB family protein, which translates to MLKNVKHTAQQHTRPLRAWLKLLWRHINEDNMTTLAGNLAYVSLLSLVPLIAVVFALFAVFPMFSDISVQLRHFIFANFIPTTGDVIQNYIEQFVANSTKMTAVGACGLIVTSLLLMYSIDSALNTIWRSTRVRPHVYSFAVYWMILTLGPLLAGASLAISSYLLSLRWASELNSMIDDVLRIFPLILSWLSFWLLYSIVPTTRVPNRDAILGAFVAAVLFELGKKGFALYITTFPSYQLIYGVLAVIPILFLWVYWTWCIVLLGAEITVTLGDYRKLKEAAQQEEVSQP; encoded by the coding sequence ATGCTAAAAAACGTAAAACATACCGCGCAGCAACATACACGTCCGTTACGGGCGTGGCTGAAATTGCTCTGGCGGCATATTAACGAAGACAATATGACGACGCTGGCGGGTAACCTCGCCTACGTCTCATTGCTCTCGCTGGTGCCGCTGATCGCCGTGGTATTTGCGCTATTCGCCGTTTTTCCGATGTTTTCTGATATTAGCGTTCAGCTGCGTCACTTCATTTTCGCCAATTTCATTCCCACCACCGGGGATGTTATCCAGAACTACATTGAGCAGTTCGTCGCCAACTCCACCAAAATGACGGCGGTCGGCGCGTGCGGGCTGATTGTGACCTCGCTCCTGCTGATGTACTCCATCGATAGCGCGCTGAATACCATCTGGCGCAGTACCCGCGTGCGTCCCCATGTTTACTCGTTTGCGGTTTACTGGATGATCCTCACGCTTGGTCCGTTGCTGGCCGGGGCGAGCCTGGCGATCAGCTCCTATTTGCTGTCGCTGCGCTGGGCCAGCGAATTGAATAGCATGATTGATGATGTGCTGCGGATATTCCCGCTGATCCTCTCCTGGCTCTCGTTTTGGTTGCTGTACAGTATCGTCCCCACCACGCGAGTGCCGAACCGGGATGCTATCCTCGGCGCGTTTGTGGCGGCGGTGCTTTTCGAACTCGGTAAAAAAGGTTTTGCTTTATATATCACCACCTTTCCTTCTTATCAGTTGATTTATGGCGTGCTGGCTGTCATCCCGATTCTGTTTCTCTGGGTCTACTGGACCTGGTGTATCGTCTTGCTTGGCGCGGAAATTACTGTCACTCTCGGTGACTACCGCAAACTCAAAGAAGCAGCACAACAAGAAGAAGTAAGCCAACCATGA
- the typA gene encoding ribosome-dependent GTPase TypA, whose product MIENLRNIAIIAHVDHGKTTLVDKLLQQSGTFDERAETQERVMDSNDLEKERGITILAKNTAIKWNDYRINIVDTPGHADFGGEVERVMSMVDSVLLVVDAFDGPMPQTRFVTKKAFAHGLKPIVVINKVDRPGARPDWVVDQVFDLFVNLDATDEQLDFPIVYASALNGIAGLDHEDMAEDMTPLYQAIVDHVPAPNVDLDGTLQMQVSQLDYNNYVGVIGIGRIKRGKVKPNQQVTIIDSEGKTRNGKVGKVLTHLGLERIESDIAEAGDIIAITGLGELNISDTICDPQNVEALPALSVDEPTVTMFFNVNTSPFCGKEGKYVTSRQILDRLNKELVHNVALRVEETEDADAFRVSGRGELHLSVLIENMRREGFEMAVSRPKVIFREIDGRKQEPFENVTLDVEEQHQGSVMQALGERKGDLKNMNPDGKGRVRLDYVIPSRGLIGFRSEFMTMTSGTGLLYSTFSHYDDIRPGEVGQRNNGVLISNGQGKAVAFALFGLQDRGKLFLGHGAEVYEGQIIGIHSRSNDLTVNCLTGKKLTNMRASGTDEATVLVPPIKMTLEQALEFIDDDELVEVTPQSIRIRKRYLTENDRKRAMRGAKEE is encoded by the coding sequence GTGATCGAAAATCTGCGTAACATCGCCATCATTGCTCACGTTGACCATGGTAAAACGACCCTGGTTGACAAGCTGCTACAGCAATCCGGTACGTTCGACGAACGTGCTGAAACACAAGAGCGTGTGATGGACTCCAACGATTTGGAGAAAGAGCGTGGGATTACCATCCTCGCGAAAAACACCGCTATCAAATGGAATGATTACCGTATCAACATCGTTGATACCCCAGGGCACGCCGACTTCGGTGGTGAAGTTGAGCGTGTAATGTCCATGGTCGATTCCGTGCTGCTGGTGGTTGACGCATTTGACGGCCCGATGCCGCAGACGCGCTTCGTGACCAAAAAAGCATTTGCCCATGGCCTGAAACCGATTGTGGTAATCAACAAAGTTGACCGTCCTGGCGCGCGTCCTGACTGGGTTGTTGATCAGGTGTTCGACCTGTTCGTTAACCTCGACGCGACCGACGAGCAGCTGGACTTCCCGATCGTTTACGCTTCTGCGCTGAACGGTATCGCGGGTCTGGACCACGAAGATATGGCGGAAGACATGACCCCGCTGTATCAGGCGATTGTTGACCATGTACCGGCGCCAAATGTTGATCTCGACGGGACGCTGCAAATGCAGGTCTCCCAGCTTGATTACAACAACTACGTTGGCGTAATCGGCATTGGTCGTATCAAGCGCGGTAAAGTGAAGCCGAACCAGCAGGTTACTATCATCGATAGCGAAGGCAAAACCCGTAACGGTAAAGTCGGTAAAGTACTGACGCACCTGGGGCTGGAGCGTATCGAGAGCGACATCGCAGAAGCGGGTGATATCATCGCTATCACCGGTCTTGGCGAGCTGAACATCTCCGACACCATCTGCGATCCGCAGAATGTTGAAGCGCTGCCGGCACTCTCTGTTGATGAACCGACCGTAACTATGTTCTTCAACGTCAACACCTCTCCGTTCTGTGGCAAAGAAGGTAAATACGTTACCTCTCGTCAGATCCTTGACCGCCTGAACAAAGAGCTGGTGCACAACGTTGCGCTGCGCGTTGAAGAAACCGAAGACGCTGATGCCTTCCGCGTGTCTGGTCGTGGTGAACTGCACCTGTCTGTTCTGATTGAGAACATGCGTCGTGAAGGTTTCGAAATGGCGGTTTCCCGTCCGAAAGTTATCTTCCGCGAAATCGACGGCCGCAAACAAGAGCCGTTTGAGAACGTAACGCTGGACGTTGAAGAGCAGCACCAGGGTTCTGTGATGCAGGCGCTGGGCGAGCGTAAAGGCGACCTGAAAAACATGAATCCGGACGGCAAAGGCCGCGTACGTCTTGACTACGTGATCCCAAGCCGTGGCCTGATCGGCTTCCGTTCTGAGTTCATGACCATGACCTCCGGTACCGGCCTGCTGTACTCCACCTTCAGCCACTACGACGATATCCGTCCGGGCGAAGTGGGCCAGCGTAACAACGGCGTACTGATCTCCAACGGTCAGGGTAAAGCGGTTGCGTTCGCGCTGTTCGGTTTGCAGGATCGCGGTAAGCTGTTCTTGGGTCACGGTGCGGAAGTTTATGAAGGCCAGATCATCGGTATTCACAGCCGTTCTAACGACCTGACAGTAAACTGCCTGACCGGTAAAAAACTGACCAACATGCGTGCGTCCGGTACGGACGAAGCAACGGTTCTGGTTCCGCCGATCAAGATGACGCTGGAACAAGCGCTGGAGTTCATTGATGATGACGAACTGGTAGAGGTAACGCCTCAGTCCATTCGTATTCGTAAACGTTATCTGACCGAGAACGACCGTAAACGCGCAATGCGTGGTGCGAAAGAAGAATAA
- the glnL gene encoding nitrogen regulation protein NR(II), giving the protein MASGALPDAGQILNSLINSILLVDDDLAVHYANPAAQQLLAQSSRKLFGTPLPELLSYFSLNIDLLRESLHAGQGFTDNEVTLVIDGRSHILSLTAQRLPDGLVLLEMAPMDNQRRLSQEQLQHAQQVAARDLVRGLAHEIKNPLGGLRGAAQLLSKALPDPALMEYTKVIIEQADRLRNLVDRLLGPQQPGMHVTESIHKVAERVVNLVSMELPDNVTLTRDYDPSLPEFAHDPDQIEQVLLNIVRNALQALGPEGGEIILRTRTAFQLTLHGVRYRLTARIDVEDNGPGIPQNLQDTLFYPMVSGREGGTGLGLSIARSLIDQHSGKIEFTSWPGHTEFSVFLPIRK; this is encoded by the coding sequence ATGGCAAGCGGCGCGCTGCCCGATGCTGGGCAGATCCTCAATTCTTTGATCAACAGCATCTTGCTGGTTGATGATGACCTGGCGGTACATTACGCCAACCCTGCGGCACAACAACTGCTGGCACAAAGCTCACGCAAACTGTTCGGCACACCGCTGCCCGAACTCCTGAGCTATTTTTCGCTGAACATCGATTTACTGCGTGAAAGCCTGCACGCCGGACAAGGGTTTACCGATAACGAAGTGACGCTGGTCATCGACGGACGTTCACACATTCTTTCACTGACCGCGCAACGCTTGCCGGACGGGTTAGTGCTGCTGGAAATGGCTCCGATGGATAATCAGCGGCGTCTGAGCCAGGAGCAACTGCAACACGCCCAGCAAGTGGCGGCGCGTGATCTGGTGCGCGGTCTGGCTCATGAAATTAAAAACCCGCTTGGCGGTTTGCGCGGTGCGGCGCAGTTATTGAGTAAAGCGCTGCCCGATCCGGCACTTATGGAATACACCAAAGTGATCATTGAGCAGGCCGATCGCCTGCGCAATCTGGTGGATCGCCTGTTAGGCCCGCAACAACCGGGAATGCACGTTACCGAAAGCATTCATAAAGTTGCCGAGCGTGTGGTGAATCTGGTGTCGATGGAATTGCCGGATAACGTCACGTTAACCCGCGATTACGACCCAAGCTTGCCGGAATTCGCACATGATCCCGACCAAATCGAGCAAGTTTTATTAAATATCGTTCGCAATGCCTTGCAGGCGCTGGGTCCGGAAGGGGGCGAGATCATTCTGCGTACCCGTACGGCTTTCCAGTTGACACTGCACGGTGTGCGCTATCGTCTGACGGCGAGAATTGATGTAGAAGATAACGGCCCGGGTATCCCGCAAAATCTCCAGGATACGCTGTTCTATCCCATGGTAAGTGGCCGTGAAGGCGGCACCGGACTTGGGTTATCTATCGCGCGCAGCTTGATTGATCAACATTCGGGCAAAATTGAATTTACCAGTTGGCCAGGCCATACCGAGTTCTCGGTATTCCTGCCTATTCGGAAGTAG